One Oryzias latipes chromosome 21, ASM223467v1 genomic window, CATCCTCTTTTTGCCTCTTACCTTTTTTGCTTTGTTgcacagagggaggaggagtGGCCACCTTCATCGCCAAGCCATAAGCTCCTCTGAATGAGTGGCTGTCCCGGATGACAAAAGCTCCAGGCTCTCTGTCTTTCAGCAGGCTGATAGCTGTAAAATTAGACAAACTTAACTTATTACAATGAAACACCTACTGAGCAGAAAAAGAGACTTTAGCAAACTGAAAAATACTGCAGATATTGCACCATTACCAAGACAGCCATGGCATTAGCCTAAAACTTTAGGACCAAATAGTCCAAAAAGATTAAAGTGGAATTATCCTCGGCTTCAGCTTCTGTTTAGTTTGTTTCTCAGTGCTATCAATAATCATTATGAAACAATCAACCAGATTGCATCAACATAATCTCAGAGATGAGATGAAGAAACACTTCAGGTTTTAAAACTGTCTAAAAGGAAACCATCTTACAGCAAAGATTGAGATTTTCTAGACAGAAAAGTGACAATAGCGTTCAGAAAAACAAGGTCTGTCTACATTTGACTGAAAAAGGTTCTATAGGCTAAAATGATTGTTCATatttaaatttatatatatatatatatatatatatatatatatatatatatatatatatatatatatatatatatatatatatatatatatgtgtgtgtatatacataCAGTATATACATATTTGACTTAAATATGAAAGATCTTTTTTCCCTGACTCATTAGAAGTTTAACCAAACTTCAAACACACTTTTTATTTACTCAAAATTCCTAACTTTTTCCTTTGTGACAGTTAAGGCAACGAAGATAGATGAGGCCAGCAATGCAGATAGATCAAAATTCCTAACATATGGTGTGGTTTTCACTGTGGTACTGCCCTGCACCAAGTATAAACTATGCCTCTGATGTCATTGCAATTGAGCATGTGAAATTATTTAACATGACACAATCCAACATAATGCCATGGCAAAAAGCACATGAGGCAACCAGTTGAAGTGGATattcaataaaatacatttgtatgTTGCTACTGTAAATCTTACAAAATGTAGTACTAGCAAAAGTAAAATGACTGGTTAAAACTGCACCAAGTTTGTTGTCAAGGACACCGACATTTTAAATACCACGAAGACAAAACAAGGTGGCAAAATAAGTTGGACAAGTCGGACATGTGTTATTTTGATGACAGTTCTAGCTGTTTCACTGACCTCATTGTCAAGAAAGGGAGAAGTCTTAAAGCGGCTCACCCTGTTCCCTGGAGATCTCCGGCTTGTACCAGAACTTGGATGTGTCTTGGACAAACTTAACGTTGAGCCGATTCTCTAGGCTTCCGtctgcataaaaatgaaaagctgtCATCAAAAATCTGTGACTGATTCCTTTATGTTTTGTTATAAACAGTTTCTGGAACAAACATCAAGGTCTTCCGAAGACCACCTACAggtgaaagatttgaaaacactAAATAATGCTACTTATTATGCTATTCAATTTCGTGTCAGTCAAGTTGGGTGAAACTGTATCTGCTCGAAAGTAtgattaaaaagttaaaatgcaaactttttggTAATTCTTCCAGTTTTATAGAACAAAATACAAAGTTCTGGAATTTTGATCCTCAAAAACATTAATATCCTTACCGGGAATATTGAACTTTGAGAAGTCAGAAAGTGTATGAAAGTAGCCTGGAGTGCTTCCTCCACTCATGGGAGACATTATCTTCCCGTTTATGGTGCCATAAGAAAGTGCTCCATTTGGTCGGTCACCACTGGACATCCGCCTCTTCTCTGGGAGTTGGGGTTGGGTGGCTGGGGCTGGGCTCCCTTGTCGAAAACCACCTATCCCAATTATCCCACCATCCTGGTAGTTTGCAGGTGAGATGGGGAAAGAGGGAGTAGGTGGTCCTTGGTAGCCGGAGGAGCTACTCTGTCTTGACAGGTTCCCATGCCTTTCATCTGGTGTGGTGTAGCCACTATGGATAGGGTGCCGATCCAAACTGGGACTTCTCTGGGACATCTgtgaaacagatggatgacggccCAGCACTGGACTTCCTTGTGGATTTGTGATGGAAGGCTGTCTGCTCAGAACGGGACTGGTCTGAATAGGCTGACCCAAGGAGGGCTGCCTGCTGAGGACTGGGCTGTGAGGAGACATCTGTCCCAAAGAACCTTGTCTACTGAGAACAGGACTGGCCTGGGCGCCCTGAGATAGACGATGACCAAGAACTGGACTACCACCTAGTCCTGCAACACCCACCTCAAACCCGTTGGCAGGCGATTTTTGAGCCAACCATATCGAGCCATCTTGTTTAGCACTCAATTGCTGATAAAGACCCTGGTTGGGTGTGGATTGGTGTTCCACAAAGGGGCTTCTGTGGTTTAATAGTGTCTTAGAGGGCTCTGAAACTGACAGCCCAGGGTCAGAAGCCACATAACCCCCCAGTACGCTGTTAGACCCAAGGTAGGACTGTGTTGGGGTAGTGTTGCCCAGGTGGGAGGAGGTTGGAGAGCTAGAATCCAGGTAGGAAGAAGCAGGGGTTGCTGGTGCCTGATAGGATGGAGTGGGAGTGGGAAATGAAATTTCTGTAGCTTGAGACTGAAATCCAGAATCAGTAGTTGGTTGGGAGGAAGTGCTAACATTGCTGTCAACTAAGAGGTGtccactgaaataaaaataagaccaaaagaaacagctgattattctttcctttactgACATTTCACCAAAGAACTGTTGTTAAAGATTTGTCTTTATATAAACTCTTCAaagatgcacatttttttattgtaggtAATAGATCAGATCTAGCTTTGGAATCATAAGTAAGGATGTCAGACATACCCCTGTGAGCACCGGATGGGACTGCTGCTGGACAAAGGTGGGTTCATTGTTTGGTTGCTGGGACTAAGATTTCCCAGCTGACCCTTTGCATCTTCTGGAGGGCTGAGGCTTCGGGGCGACGTGGATGGCTCTCCGCCCGACACTGCCGACCTTGCCACAGACTCTACATAGCTTCTTGGTGCTgcacagtaaaaagaaaaactattattAACTCTACAGTTACAGCAAGtgtaatttatttctttttactcAATGATTCTTGATTGAGAATTTTACAGACAGGGTCTGAAATGAGGATTATACTATGAGAAAAATGGTTTAGTGGCAAAACGATGGGAATAATTTGACGAATATTGGATTTAGTTTTAATAACCAATGTGACTTGACTCCTATATGGACTGTTGCATAAAGGTTAAGATATAGTTAATGGGATGAAGAACCCTAAAACATTGGATGTTGATAAGAACTTCTGGCATTCCAGACCACTCTTACCTTCATCACACTCACTGAATTCACCATCTGAGTGCCATTATTGGAGACacaaaatattgtaaaagaaaaattacaccTGATTACCTGCTTTCTCCATAAGTGTTGATGTCATATGCTTTGAAATAATCTACACTTTGAGAAtactttttcttaaatcaaCTCTAAACAGTCATTTCACACTCGTGTTCCTCAGATGATCTAAGCTAAAACACCATCTTTAGCCAGACTAATTCAGTAAAGTTGTAGGTGTATGATCAAATATTTGAAGTCATCTTTGAAGTCCTTAAAGGTCCTGATCAAAGCAACAATACTTTGATTCAGGATGTGTTCTATGAACCAACCTGAGCCTGTTTGATGAAGTAAGATTTCTGCTGGGTTGTGAGGCTTCAGTCCCAGAGCTGACAAGGGAGTCTTGGCAAGACCAGGAGGTGAGCGAcctaaagaaagagaagaccTTTTTTACTACCCACAATCAAACATCACAGCTATCCTGACAGCTGCTACCTGTTAAAAAGCATAATACAAGACTTCAAAAAAGTCTTTACACACTTTAGTCATTAAATTGTGTTGACGTTCAATCAGACAATAACAGGTATGAAGCTGTCAAGAGTAGATTAGGTTAACACACAAATTGCAACATGATCAGGAAAGCGTGTTCATGCTTCGTACTCTTATGAAGGTTAAAACAAGCATGCAACCATTGATGGTTTCAGCCAGATTCTTCCATGCAAAAAACACGGTGCATGAGAACAAAATGACATCCAAGCAAAGCGGAGCCAAAGTGGATTCATAAGCTCTTCTGGTGGAGAGCTGTAGtactgaatttgttttttacttttctgtatTCATgatttatattctttttttttttcatttaaaaaaattgcataaagAGCTTTAACAGAGACACTTATTATGAACTGCTCTACCAGTCCCTTTCTTGGCTGAACACAATAAGTCATTTAGAAAGGGAAAAACTGGTGGTACAATTATCAAAAGAATAAATTATAGACAGCTAAGAATATTGCAGGGAGAGAAATGCAATCATGAATGACAACAGGAACACAGAGACTAGCAACTGGTAAGATGTTGTGGTAAATGGTAGTTTTTACAGAAATATTGCAAGTTTGCATCACCTTCATTTTTACTGATCAGCCTGTTTTTGTCAGCAAAGGTAAactgatcaattttaaaagaaagtgcCACTCTCCTGTGACTGTCATGCCAAAGCACTGCAGGACTGACAAATGAGGGGTGAAAGGTCACTCAGGGAGAACAAAGGGCTCAGCTCCACATGACTGACAACGTGGGACAGTGGAACTCTGGTACAGGCATTGTGCATCTTCCACTTACCAAAGAATCCCAATCAATTCTTTGAACACAGATGCACCTCCATTGATTATGGGTGGGCTGAGAatgagtttgtgtgtttatcTTTAACTAAAGTAGTGTTAATTTTGTCTTTTAGTTAGGGATTGGTACAGAAACTCTGTGCCAAGTTGGTACTGGTACCACTGTATATGGTACTAGCTGAACAGTATGAAAAAATTTGGTGTATTCTATTCAATTTTGCTGTAAATCTCCAGCTGACCCTCTTAATTCAATTAgattaggttttatttttatagcccaatattactaCACAGTTGTCTAAATGAGGTTTACTAATTTTACAAAACTTAAAATTAGCTATAAACTACAATAGGTGATtgctaaaataaattaaacagactaagctaaactgggcatacctgcccttagaccctctttcccggtaaggaaaaactcctaaaaaaaacagatttcaggaaaaaaaaaaagaagtaaccTCACGGATGGTCACATGAAGTATTGTGGGTGGCCTCCTATAGAATGGGGTACTTGGAGCTTTAGTCAAATTGCCAAAGGCAAAGCGAGCAAAAGTTTGGCCGTAATTCAAACTAAAAGATTCTAATTCAGTGACCTGATGTATAAAAGTGCAGAAatacatgttttctgttttctgttaattgactgtcagaaaaaatgaaatacagcATCTTGCTCAAACTTGAACGCTCTCCTTCTAACGCTGCTAAGTCACACTTAAATATTTttggggggagaaaaaaaaaatcacttcattttttaaacgCCAGTTTGAGGACTGTTTAGGCACCAAAACCATTTCAAAAGTATTGGGTCAGCACCAGCACCTTATAAAATCCaaacggtacccatccctattTTAAGTGCATCTTCTCAGTTGTTAACCTATTGTAGTAAATTGAAAAAACTCATTTGTTAAGTGCTGTGATTTCttcaaaaactgtaaacaaagtGAGGTAGACCTGAAAGGACAAAATGTGTTAAGGCAACACTAAAGGTGACATTTTGATTCCGCTTACTTTGCCCAACGACCCACaaaatttgcattaaaaatatactttgtgtttttgtgattgcctctttggaaaaagattaaagaaaactaaaaagcaaaacttaaaaaaagaaaaagtgagggTTTATGACTGTAAATCAttgtaaaatttttaaaaagactgcTAGGTTTGAATCTTTGATTTCAAAGTTGAACCAGATTTTTTTCACTTAGATAAAATAAGTAGCGTGATAAAAAGATATATACAACCTCCAGCATAAATCACTTCATTATGTAACCAAGCTCCACAGTACCATCTGTCTGTCGGGTGAAAGACTTACACAGATTGAAGTAAGGGGTTTGCGGTGACATGGGAAAGGCAGGGGTTTGGGGAAACACCTCACCACCAACTGTGGGTGTAGGACTGATTTGTCCTCCATCCATTTCTTCAAAGGCCTCCTTGTAGCTGTGCAGATTTCTCTGGAATGGGTGATATTGGGATGAGAATGTAACTCCACAATACACAACAAAGTAAATGAGTGTTTTTATAGCCCGTGTTTATTTTATACCTCCCTTGGTCGTCCACCGGGGTTCATTCCTATGGCATGGACAAACTCAGGAGAGACACATCGAATTGGGGAGCGCATCGGAATATCAGGAGATTTGCCGTCATCAGAATGTCCCTCACTGGTGATGCGACGGCGAGGAAGAGTTGAAGGCTCCTCAAAGGAAGCTGTACGTGCCTGGACACCTGAGATGTTGCATAAATGagtgttaaattaaaaaaaagaagccaggTTGACGGTCCTCAGGTAGCTTAACACCATCACTGTCGGCCTCTGTGGATGCTCACTGTGTGTAGAGGATCACACTTTGCAAAGCATTAGCATGATGCTTTGTGAACTCAAAATTTTGCATTTAACATGCAAGAGGatctttaaataaactttaaactaaaatatgtaataagtctttttaatacataaaatatttatacTTGAAAACTCAACAATAAAAAGTAGATACACTCACTGTAACAGTTTGTTAAAATGCCAATAAATTTAGCTAATCTTGCTAAAGAGCTTCTCAAAAATGcttgaaacacaaaacaaacaacaatggAGTTAAGAAGATTATTATTCATAAGCCAATAAGAGACCAGTGACTGTAACACAGAGCAAGCAAAGCAGGAAAAGCTGGCAAATACATCAAAGCTCAAAAGTGGGACCACCACTTGTTGCCACTCATTATTGTAAAAGAGCATAATTAGAGggagaaaaaaggtgaaaaaagcaCCATTGTATTTTGTATTAATATAAAACAAGCTGAGTCAGTAAATTCTGTGGTGTGTTTGTTCTGAGGCAGTTCAGTTTATCTGTTTCCTCCCCTACAATGTTACACTTGAGGGtgcatcccattttttcttaaataatcaaaaagttgatttattattgtaatttaGATCAAAGAGTTGTGAGTATTCAGAAGACCAATAAACAAGAGCAACATGAAAGGTTGTTGGGTTTAAACCAGAGCTGCCCAGTCCTAGTCATTGAGATCAACCGGCCTGCCTGTTTTCCACTTCCCTTTTGCTTTCTACTGATGAGCTGACTCAAGTCTACATGTCCCCATAGAGCAGACTGCCAAAGAACTCTTGAGGCTGAGAAATCCCGGGAATACTTAAAGCTTAAGCCGACACGATTCTGGAtaagatcattttaaaatctCTGATTGGgtttaaaagagtaaaaaaatattgaaaccaTGCAGAATGCAACAACTGCAATAAATGTCTATAGAGAGGAGTTACTGGCTATAGATGGATAAGGCTGACATTCAAAATTGTCAGGAATTCAGTTTTTTGCCAATAAACAATAAACCACATGGAGTTAAAATGCTTTGATTAAATGCCAAATTAACCATCCcaatttttcattatttctatTCTATGAAACTtgtaaagatttattttcaattaaaagCAATAAATTCTGCATATCTAAGTGAGACTAATGCCATCTGTGAGcattattgattaaaataaagcataaaataCTTCATTGCATGCCAAATACCACTGGGTTTGACAGCTTTGaaaagccccaaaacagaacgcACCCACTGTTGCATCATTGATTAAAAACCAAGAACCAGATGTGGTCAATGCACCCTTTCCTACAGAGTGCTGTCAAACGCTACACTTTGCCTGACTGTAAGCAAAGTGTTTACCACTCAGTATCCCAAAACTCATACTTtaaccccctttttttgttttaagacttttaagaCTTCGTTTATCCTGTTACAATACAGCTGTACTTGAGAAATTATCCTGTGCACGTCTTATTTCTCGATGACAGCAAAAATCACCTAATCAATAGTTGTGTCCAGCCTAGCAGTTTAAAGTCTACTCTAACATCTAATTTTGATAGACTGCTGCATCTTTGCAGAAAGGATATTGCTGTCTGTGGTAGAGGGCCCAGACTGGGCTTTATACAATAACGTCTGGATTGTGGTCACTAACTCTCAGTGGACACATACAGGATCAGTAGCGCTGTCTTTCTTGTGCATTTCACTTTCTCTGTCGGTCTTTGTAAATCTTGAAAagggagcaaatgaaaaaggcAGCTTTGAATGAGGCCAGTGTCCGGGACTCAGTATTGTTCCTGAAGTTTGGCAAAACAGATCTTGTGACATGGTCTCCTGGCAAGGGACAGAGCCTTCTTTGTGCTTCCCTTGTCTCATTCTTGAGAAACTTATCCAATAGGGATTTTTCAGTGCCACATTTAGGGTGACTCTTTTACTTTCAGTAGAAAAAAATTTGCAACTCAGAACAAACACTAATCTCAAGCACATATAAAGAGGATAataagcatgtttttttaatttttgatgaTGCTGCCCTCTGATTAAACATGTCAAACATtagttttatgttaaaaataaaccaaacgtACTGTAGACATACACAATTAATAAATGCACCCCACTGCAATCAAAGGTTAAGCAGAAGCAAAACACGAAACCCTTCGAAAGGATCTGTCCTTTCATTTTTAAGGGTTCCTTCATACAGGATGGGAGAACCAACCCGAGAGGGAGTGAGAACGACGATGATCAGACTGAGCGGAGGTCATGCTTGGGATGGCGCTTTGGGCGCGAGCCGTGTACTCTGGGATGAATGATGAAATAAAGATTAAGATAAAGTAAGAAAAGCAGAGAGATGAAAGCTGgcctaaaaaagaacaaatgtatgcaatgtttatttaaagacccactcatattgtcaaagcgttcctggtgcttttttaattatgattatgccatttttagccaaatcaaaaaactttttgtttactACGGCATAGTTTCTGCTGGGTGGCAGTTgttaattagaaattcgcctctaagTTTTGGGCATGAAACCCTACCCAACATCCCATCACCCTACTGTTTACTTGCTCttcctctagcttacagccactcacacccccaacctaacataaccCATCCAACcaaaatagcgagcaatatcagagctattcaaccttacagttttgaaccagatctCAGCtcgaacgaggaaaacaaagacatgcatggatctatttgtctgaaaattgatgcatcagaatggaatggatcacagagcttgtggcctgcccagaaTATTTTCTACTTAACTGTAGAATACAATcgttttgaacaaagaaatacccggaaaaatgattttaaactttattattttatatatgttctccatcatcagaaaaatgccacaagaacatgttagaaacactaaaaacacttttttttatcagtggGTCTGTAATCCATGTAGAACTGTAGtcgagaggaaaaaaaaggttcaagttTAAGAAGGGTGAGAAGAGATTTAAAATTTTCATAAACTGTGCTCGTCTATCCTTGCAGTTCTCTGCTTGATGTTTTAGCTCACAAGCATTTAGCAGGTTTTGTCAATCAACAACATGTTTTGCACAGTTATTTTAGTCTGATCCCTCTTGCCAAACATGTTGTGACCTCaaataaaagcatgtaagaGATGCAGACTTCTATTGGCCGACATAACTGGTCAAGTTTATTACCAAGATTTGCAGCGAGTACTGGGTTGACAAGCTATGTGTTGGCATGAAAGAAATGAGTGTTTGATCTTACCAGCTACTCTTTGGGCCACCAGACCTTCAACATTGCAGACCTCCTCGGGCTCGCGCTCTCTTAGTTGAGGTGATGTTGAGTCAGAAGTGGGGATTCTTTGGGGTTCAGAGACCTCCAAGGAATGGAGCTGTGTACTTGGAGGGAATGTGCTGATGGATTTTTGCTGAAGAGAACCACTTGTGGAAGGGAAGACCTGTGAGGAAAGAGTGGCTCCAACTGTTTCAGAAGTCAAAggtctgtggacaggtgcaggcTCTGGAGTACTAGGCTTTGTCTGTATCATCTGAGCCAATAGTGACTGGCTGCCTAAGCTGGATGGCTCTGCAGTGTGGGTATGAACGGCAGCATCAGCCTGATAAGAGAGCCTGGCTTGGTTCTGAGAGAAGGAAGGCTGGGTTGTTACTACAAAACTGTTTTCCTTCAATGGAGCACTTTGGGATTTCATCACAGCGGAAAGGCCTGGTTCCAGGTCCAACATAAGAAGGTTGAGGGTTTCAATAGACTGCTCGATTTCTTGCTGGGAGGCACTGTGGCGATGAGGAAACTGTGGCAGGCTGTGGTGGCTGGACATTCCTACAGAAGGAGGTGGACTAAAAGTAAGACCTTCAGTAAGTGGCTCCTCGGGTATTCCAAACTGATGCCAAATATTGAGACCACGCTGGACCGCATCCCTGCTACTTGTAGTGCGGGTGGGAGCCGGTGGCATTGACTTTAGATCTGTGCCAAATGAGTGAGAGCGATACAGACTGCTGTTTTGAAAAGCCATGTAATTGGCAGAGGACGGTGTCGTGTTGTTTTGGTTCAAACTCGTGGATTTGTCCGATTTGACAACGTTGGATTGGGTGAATTCCAGGGGTTTCTCTGGGACGCTGCGCTCCAGGTATGGCAGATGATCCTGGCCGTTGATGACAGGCTCAGATTGGAAGTACAGATCTGCTGGTGTAGCCCGCCCATCCGTGGAGGAAAAAGTTCCCAGGCTGTCCACGCTGTTGCCCTCTTGAGTAGTAGGCAGCTCATCGTCTAAAATGTCGGTTTCTCGGTCGATGCTATTGTTCCCGTTAACATGGACCTGGGCGGGCACAAGGTGGAGCATCCCTCCAGGAGCAGATGTTGGGGTGGACAGGTAAGCCTGTCTGTTCATGGGCCCCTCCAAGCCACTCAGTAGTTGTTCGAGCTCTTTCTTCTCTTGAGGACTTATTGGTTGTTGAACAGGTGTTGGGGGGTGATGGACAGTGGGTAAGTCCTCACCCACAGGAATGTGTGTCTGGCTCACTGTGGAAACCTGAAGAACTGCTTCATCTGTTCGATCAGTTTTGATAGAAGCAGTGGAGTTTCCTGAGTCGCTGCTCACAGACAGTGCGTGGTCCACAGCAGGCAGGGCATGTTCTGCAGCAGTGGACGGAAGGCCGTTCGGTGTGACTGTTCCTTCAAGAGATTCTTTTTTACGAACTTTGGCATACAGGCTTCCGTCCAAAGGTCCTTGGGTATGGATtacttctaaaataaaaaggagagaaaaaggacaaaacttaaaaaaaaaatccaattctgATAAACCTATTAAAcaaaattcatccatccattgctTATCTCCATTCACTCCGTCAAGATTAAAGCATAAGATTAAAGCAGGTAACATAGGGCAAATGTAGGGTACACACTGACTTACTGccatcaaattaaacattttaaatccaaaacaaaagTGGGCAGGAGAAATATGGGTAGGAATAGGCCATGTGAGCACAGGCAAATCAGCTACAGCTAAATTAAACACAAGCTCAAGACTATCTAGAGAACtcgctttaaaaaaaggagtttgCAGTGCCCgaaaaaaatctgcacttctgaagaaaataacaTAAACCTGTGTCTTCTGAACTGCACTGGCAAATCAAACACTACTTAACACTTCTGTGGTATAAATCATTAGTCccataaaagcataaaagaccCCATACATAACAATGGTTATGTGGAACATTACCGTTTTGGGTTTGGGATTTTTAACTGTAATCTGAGACAAAATGCTTCATAGCATTCAAAGAAGGCACATAAACTGTAGGTTCACACACTGTCAtgactaaatgaaaaaaaaaaaaaaaacaggacgcCCCAATCAGAAAAATGTAGTCATCCCTGGAAAATCTGCATCACTGACTGGTAgggaaaaaggcttttcctgCCTAAGAAACCAACTAAAACAGAGTGTACTGAAACTGACAGAAAGAAAGTTTAAACATGTGTTATGTGCATAAGTCATGGGCAAGCAGACACACATTACTTGCATTACCATTAATTTGCAGCTCTTACTCCAAAAACACTAAAGGTGGCTGGATCAACTACAAAAAACATGACGATTCGATACAGACATTTCTACGTAAGCAAAATAAGCAGTAGACTGCCTCATTAAGTAAAAGTTTTCTTATTTACACCCACTTGAAAGAATGAAGACAAAATGCATCCGCTGGTAGTCTGTTCCTTTGATACTGCTCTAATAAACCTCTAAGACAAGCCTCTCACTTACTGTAGGACCAAATCAGCTCTATAGCCCGGACAGAAGCTGCACAAAGGTGCTGTCTGTGCTTACAGATATCTTTATCTTGACTTGAGTGAATACAGGCTTCTGTAATGGAGAACAGTGGGCGTACACGTTAGGTACTGCAATATCTCCAAGGATGACCGAGGGCAACTTGCCAAAGGAATGGGCCACTGTCGCTGTTCCACTCTCAGTGCTGGTAGGTTTCAAAAACAtccaatataaatatatataaatgtcaaatgaaaattgttttgtagATGACATATTGGAAAAATAAGTGCGCTTCGGGATTCCTGTGACCTAAACTGCCTAAAATGACACTTATTGAAATAGAAATGTGTAACTGCAAGAACAAGTCTAGAAAAGCTTTAAATGGTCAATGACTTAGTAGTTGTTGTTTGAGAAGCTCAAAATGAAGTCATCAGGACTCATATATAGACAACACTCAAGTATCAAGAACGTATCACACTGCGCATGCATACCCACTAACACATACATCTAATATAGCAGTCGCACCAATAAACAGACATCCGTCGTGAAAGAAGAGCCTTGTGAACTAACTTCAGCACCTTTTTTATCACCTGCCCTGTGGCCACATGTGACTCCACACTGATTAGGCATACAGCTGAGAGCTCACTAGATAGGAAAACAACACTTCAACAGGCTGCTTTACATCAGGTTCCAGTCTTTTTAGGgacacagcagaaaaaaaaatattaaaactctACCTGTTTGACTAATAGAAGATAGTACGGTCTCAATCTATCCTGGGAGGAACCCTGAAGAGGAACTCCCAGGGCAGCGCCAGGAGGGATTGCAGCAGCGGTTGGGGCGTTGGTTTTGGCGGCTTCCCCTGATCCCTTTCCTCTCCAGAATAGCTTAATGTGTGGCCAGAGAATTGCTGTCCTCCCTGGCTGCTTCAGAGCTCATTCTGGTCTAAAGACATCCCCTGCTATGAGTGTGCATGTGGGATATTTATCACAACAGCCAGGGTTATGTGTAGGTAGGAGGCGGGACCAAAGAAGCCACTGAGTTTCAAAGCACTGTGCTGTTGGGGGGACCAGTAGTCCAGTCTCTTTAATACTCAAGTGCTTCTTTAAAACACATACTACAGAtggtaaa contains:
- the LOC101155555 gene encoding tensin-1 isoform X4, whose amino-acid sequence is MGCTVSFICCEEDFLQMPVYQQEDEKSKGSLKTPEELEALHSHTFRLKTFKKSKQCSVCKQTIIQDGLICRVCRIVCHKKCEVKVSSPCVPAANYELAPSSDLSLKHADTMGSTKSSKSMESRRRPSRSTSLLQALEETYELDLVYITERIISVSFPGSVEEQSYAVNLREVASMLRSKHGHNYLVFNLSEKRYDINQLNPKVLDFGWPDHHAPALDKICSICKAMDTWLSADSHNVVVIHNKGNRGRTGVVVAAYMHYSNISASADQALDRFAMKRFYEDKVLPVGQPSQKRYVEYFSGLLSGHIKINNKPLFLHHVIMHGIPNFEAKGGCRPFLKIYQAMQPVYTSGIYNVQGDSQTSICITIEPGLLLKGDILLKCYHKRYRNPCRDVIFRVQFHTCAVHDLGLVFGKEELDETYKDERFPEYGKVEFIFSFGPEKIHGQGMDHLENGPSVSVDYNTQDPLIRWDSYENFNQSCEDATEEVIHTQGPLDGSLYAKVRKKESLEGTVTPNGLPSTAAEHALPAVDHALSVSSDSGNSTASIKTDRTDEAVLQVSTVSQTHIPVGEDLPTVHHPPTPVQQPISPQEKKELEQLLSGLEGPMNRQAYLSTPTSAPGGMLHLVPAQVHVNGNNSIDRETDILDDELPTTQEGNSVDSLGTFSSTDGRATPADLYFQSEPVINGQDHLPYLERSVPEKPLEFTQSNVVKSDKSTSLNQNNTTPSSANYMAFQNSSLYRSHSFGTDLKSMPPAPTRTTSSRDAVQRGLNIWHQFGIPEEPLTEGLTFSPPPSVGMSSHHSLPQFPHRHSASQQEIEQSIETLNLLMLDLEPGLSAVMKSQSAPLKENSFVVTTQPSFSQNQARLSYQADAAVHTHTAEPSSLGSQSLLAQMIQTKPSTPEPAPVHRPLTSETVGATLSSQVFPSTSGSLQQKSISTFPPSTQLHSLEVSEPQRIPTSDSTSPQLREREPEEVCNVEGLVAQRVAEYTARAQSAIPSMTSAQSDHRRSHSLSGVQARTASFEEPSTLPRRRITSEGHSDDGKSPDIPMRSPIRCVSPEFVHAIGMNPGGRPRERNLHSYKEAFEEMDGGQISPTPTVGGEVFPQTPAFPMSPQTPYFNLCRSPPGLAKTPLSALGLKPHNPAEILLHQTGSDGEFSECDEAPRSYVESVARSAVSGGEPSTSPRSLSPPEDAKGQLGNLSPSNQTMNPPLSSSSPIRCSQGGHLLVDSNVSTSSQPTTDSGFQSQATEISFPTPTPSYQAPATPASSYLDSSSPTSSHLGNTTPTQSYLGSNSVLGGYVASDPGLSVSEPSKTLLNHRSPFVEHQSTPNQGLYQQLSAKQDGSIWLAQKSPANGFEVGVAGLGGSPVLGHRLSQGAQASPVLSRQGSLGQMSPHSPVLSRQPSLGQPIQTSPVLSRQPSITNPQGSPVLGRHPSVSQMSQRSPSLDRHPIHSGYTTPDERHGNLSRQSSSSGYQGPPTPSFPISPANYQDGGIIGIGGFRQGSPAPATQPQLPEKRRMSSGDRPNGALSYGTINGKIMSPMSGGSTPGYFHTLSDFSKFNIPDGSLENRLNVKFVQDTSKFWYKPEISREQAISLLKDREPGAFVIRDSHSFRGAYGLAMKVATPPPSVQQSKKGDITNELVRHFLIESSPKGVKLKGCPNEPYFGCLSALVYQHAITPLALPCKLIIPATDLIDEVPEDTSTNPMMERLKQGAVQRDPADSHACNVLYVNSVEMESLTGPQAVAKAISETLAAAAPPTATIVHFKVSSQGITLTDNQRKLFFRRHYPTNTVTFCDTDPQDRKWNKPEGGVAKLFGFVARKQGSTTDNVTHLFAELEPGQPASAIVNFVSKMIASQKR